One genomic window of Leptospira paudalimensis includes the following:
- a CDS encoding MFS transporter: MTITPHAKATKIDLFSFNTPQMRTFHLTWIAFFLCFFGWFGIAPLMVYVREELSLTKAQIGNIIIASVAITIFMRLLIGWLCDKIGPRIAYTFLLIFGSIPVMSIGLADSYLSILLLRLAIGAIGASFVITQYHTSVMFAPNIIGTANATTAGWGNLGGGVTQMVMPIIFGFFVAFGFTTGVSWRLAMVVPGIALFVMGIIYYFGTQDTPGGNFKDIKESYPTFQGGKKNTLSNFLLVINDSRVWLLFLAYGACFGIELTINNIAALYYVDQFKLTPATAGLIAGLFGLMNLFARTLGGVFGDKFGIKWGLRGRVIWLSAALAGEGICLILFSQMTSLILAISSMIVFSLFVQMSEGATFSVVPFVNKKAIGAVSGIVGAGGNVGAVSAGFLFRGEVSYQNALLIIGVIVTVSSFFALLVRFTMEEEKEVGEEMNQIIPQGEKKAELATAN; this comes from the coding sequence GTGACGATTACACCTCATGCGAAAGCAACTAAGATCGATTTATTCAGTTTCAATACTCCCCAAATGAGGACATTCCACCTCACTTGGATTGCATTTTTTCTATGTTTTTTTGGATGGTTTGGAATTGCACCACTTATGGTTTATGTCAGAGAAGAACTTTCTCTCACTAAAGCACAAATAGGAAATATCATTATTGCCTCTGTTGCAATAACAATATTTATGCGACTATTAATTGGATGGTTATGTGATAAAATTGGACCAAGAATCGCATACACTTTTTTGTTAATTTTCGGATCTATTCCCGTTATGTCCATAGGACTAGCTGACAGTTATTTATCAATTCTACTTTTACGTTTGGCAATCGGTGCTATAGGAGCATCATTTGTGATCACTCAGTATCATACATCGGTTATGTTTGCACCTAACATTATTGGTACAGCTAATGCTACAACCGCTGGTTGGGGAAATTTAGGTGGTGGTGTGACACAGATGGTAATGCCAATTATATTTGGCTTTTTTGTCGCATTTGGATTTACGACTGGTGTTTCATGGAGACTTGCCATGGTAGTTCCTGGAATAGCATTATTTGTAATGGGAATTATTTATTACTTCGGTACCCAAGATACACCTGGTGGAAATTTTAAAGACATCAAAGAATCGTATCCTACATTCCAAGGTGGTAAAAAAAATACACTATCTAACTTTCTTTTGGTGATAAATGACTCTAGAGTTTGGCTATTATTTTTAGCATATGGAGCTTGTTTCGGAATTGAACTAACAATTAACAACATTGCAGCTTTGTATTACGTAGATCAGTTTAAATTAACTCCAGCTACAGCAGGACTTATCGCAGGACTTTTCGGTTTAATGAATCTCTTTGCAAGAACGTTAGGTGGAGTTTTTGGAGATAAATTTGGTATCAAATGGGGATTACGTGGGCGAGTGATCTGGTTATCTGCGGCTCTTGCTGGTGAAGGAATTTGTTTGATCTTGTTTTCTCAAATGACATCACTTATCCTTGCTATCTCTTCCATGATTGTTTTCAGTTTATTTGTGCAGATGTCAGAAGGTGCAACATTTTCTGTAGTTCCCTTTGTTAACAAAAAAGCAATCGGTGCTGTATCAGGTATTGTTGGTGCTGGTGGGAACGTGGGGGCAGTATCAGCCGGATTTTTGTTCCGAGGAGAAGTCAGTTACCAAAATGCACTCTTAATCATAGGTGTGATCGTAACTGTCTCTTCCTTTTTTGCCTTATTAGTTCGATTCACAATGGAAGAAGAGAAAGAAGTTGGCGAAGAAATGAACCAAATCATACCGCAGGGAGAGAAAAAAGCGGAATTGGCAACAGCAAACTAA
- the moaCB gene encoding bifunctional molybdenum cofactor biosynthesis protein MoaC/MoaB: protein MNDITGKRTTLRYAEAEGFVYCQKETIQRIKSNTLPKGDLFGVAKAAALLGAKKTSELIPHCHPVPIDSFSIQFEIIEDKNAVRITTQAKSIGKTGIEMEALTGVTVATLVIYDLLKPIDKSLEISNVRLLEKKGGKTDKQISKFADGSTAKILVCSDSCFSGKKEDGSGKIIAELLNNEGVQVLEIKIVPDEPKEIEQTISTWTKEKIDLIITTGGTGLGPRDNTTDTIQPMFEKEIPGIAETMRSFGQDRTPFAMLSRSVAGSIGKTVIIAVPGSSNGARESITAILPAVFHAKKMMRGEGH from the coding sequence ATGAACGATATCACGGGAAAAAGAACCACACTCCGGTATGCAGAAGCCGAAGGTTTTGTCTACTGCCAAAAAGAAACTATACAAAGGATCAAATCAAATACTTTACCTAAAGGTGATTTGTTTGGAGTGGCAAAAGCAGCGGCTCTGTTAGGCGCAAAAAAAACATCAGAACTCATTCCACATTGCCATCCTGTTCCCATTGATTCTTTTTCGATCCAATTTGAAATCATTGAAGATAAAAATGCAGTTCGTATCACAACCCAAGCGAAATCCATAGGAAAAACAGGAATCGAAATGGAAGCATTAACAGGTGTGACTGTGGCAACACTTGTAATTTATGATCTATTAAAACCGATTGATAAATCATTAGAAATTTCAAATGTTCGGCTCTTGGAGAAAAAAGGTGGGAAAACCGACAAACAAATTTCAAAGTTTGCAGATGGTTCAACTGCAAAGATATTAGTGTGTTCGGACTCATGTTTTTCTGGAAAAAAAGAAGATGGATCTGGTAAAATCATCGCCGAACTTCTAAATAACGAAGGTGTTCAAGTTTTAGAAATCAAAATTGTACCCGATGAACCAAAAGAAATTGAACAAACTATATCTACTTGGACAAAAGAAAAAATAGATCTTATCATTACCACTGGAGGAACGGGTCTTGGCCCAAGAGATAACACAACCGATACCATCCAACCAATGTTTGAAAAAGAAATTCCAGGTATTGCAGAAACCATGAGATCCTTCGGACAAGATAGAACTCCTTTTGCCATGTTATCAAGATCAGTTGCAGGTAGTATTGGAAAAACGGTTATTATCGCAGTACCTGGGAGTAGCAACGGAGCACGAGAGAGTATAACAGCAATTTTACCAGCTGTTTTCCATGCAAAAAAAATGATGAGAGGGGAAGGTCATTGA
- the nirD gene encoding nitrite reductase small subunit NirD, with protein MLANQSTKEKVFIGPVSDFEKEGGVSAKIGNKQIAIFYFESRNEWYACDNACPHTGDMVLSRGLLGDSNGEAKVVCPLHKRNFSLQSGECLNDENLKINLYNVILENGSVYLEMESTLLRELGVSS; from the coding sequence ATGTTAGCAAATCAAAGTACAAAAGAAAAAGTATTCATTGGTCCAGTTTCAGACTTTGAAAAAGAAGGTGGAGTCAGTGCAAAAATCGGGAACAAACAAATTGCCATTTTTTACTTTGAGTCAAGAAATGAATGGTATGCTTGTGATAATGCATGCCCCCACACCGGTGATATGGTTTTATCTAGAGGTTTACTTGGAGATAGCAATGGAGAAGCAAAAGTTGTTTGCCCACTTCACAAACGGAACTTTTCACTTCAATCAGGTGAGTGTTTGAATGACGAAAACTTAAAAATTAATTTATACAATGTCATTCTAGAAAATGGTTCTGTTTATTTAGAAATGGAATCAACCCTGCTTCGTGAGCTTGGTGTCTCATCATGA
- a CDS encoding molybdopterin molybdotransferase MoeA, producing the protein MISYSEAIDLILNESKSFGSELIPLNHALGRVLSEEIFADRDYPPFHRSAMDGFAISYKEYSKGKQFQYNRELHAGFTLSKLPNESVIRIMTGAPVPDGYDVVIKIEDANLSETNGIRYVSFPMEQVFQWQNIAKQGEDAKKGDSLLSIGTQLRLSEISLLASVGKANVSVFSFPKVRIISTGNEVVPIHENPLPHQIRDSNSVTISTSLLKFGIIPDQITHVPDDQIQMESTIKDGLESDVLILSGGVSMGEKDLVPNLLTKLGVKNIFHKTAIKPGKPIWFGKKDNTIVFGLPGNPFSVQTCFRIFIDPYLRASFSQQRESSLKFPVLDSKKKKHNLTEFFPVQLVTKEKTYLVSIPFNGSGDIKAGRNSDGLGIFPSESKELNSEQVIEFLPW; encoded by the coding sequence TTGATCTCCTATTCAGAAGCAATCGATTTGATACTCAATGAATCAAAATCCTTTGGTTCAGAACTTATACCACTTAACCATGCATTAGGTAGAGTTTTGTCTGAAGAAATTTTTGCAGATCGCGATTATCCACCTTTTCATCGTTCTGCGATGGATGGATTCGCAATTTCTTACAAAGAATATTCGAAAGGAAAACAATTTCAGTATAATAGAGAACTACACGCAGGTTTCACCCTTTCTAAACTTCCGAATGAGTCGGTGATCCGCATTATGACTGGTGCCCCAGTCCCGGACGGGTACGATGTTGTGATCAAAATAGAAGATGCCAACCTTTCAGAAACAAATGGGATTCGATACGTCTCCTTTCCAATGGAACAGGTATTTCAATGGCAAAATATCGCAAAACAAGGTGAAGATGCAAAAAAAGGGGATTCGCTCCTATCGATTGGAACTCAACTACGTCTTTCTGAAATTTCTTTGCTCGCGAGTGTAGGTAAAGCGAATGTTTCTGTGTTTTCGTTCCCTAAAGTACGAATCATTTCAACAGGGAATGAAGTTGTTCCTATACATGAAAATCCACTTCCCCATCAAATCCGTGATTCAAATTCAGTAACGATTTCGACCTCGTTATTAAAATTCGGAATCATCCCCGATCAAATTACTCATGTACCTGATGATCAAATCCAAATGGAAAGCACCATAAAAGATGGATTGGAATCCGATGTATTAATTTTATCTGGTGGTGTTTCGATGGGAGAAAAAGATTTAGTCCCTAATTTACTAACGAAGTTAGGAGTGAAGAATATCTTTCACAAAACTGCCATTAAACCGGGAAAACCAATTTGGTTTGGCAAAAAAGATAACACGATTGTTTTTGGGCTTCCCGGTAATCCCTTTAGTGTACAAACATGTTTTCGCATTTTTATCGATCCTTATTTGAGAGCTTCATTTTCTCAACAACGAGAATCAAGTTTGAAGTTCCCAGTCCTTGATTCAAAAAAGAAAAAACATAACCTAACAGAGTTTTTTCCCGTTCAATTGGTAACAAAAGAAAAAACATATTTGGTTTCTATTCCCTTTAATGGAAGCGGAGATATCAAAGCAGGTAGAAACTCAGATGGACTTGGCATCTTTCCAAGTGAATCAAAAGAATTGAACTCCGAACAAGTAATCGAGTTTTTGCCTTGGTAA
- the nirB gene encoding nitrite reductase large subunit NirB: MIKRKLVVIGNGMVGHRFCEKLVEYGGTDKFEITVLGEEPRRAYDRVHLSEYFANRSADTLYLSAPDWYRSNGIKLLLSEPAVSLDTVRRKLVTSLGTELEFDELIFATGSSPFIPPLEGLDKEGVFVYRTIEDLEETLEYSKKIKKAAVLGGGLLGLEAAKALVDLGKETHVIEFAPRLMPRQLDDGGAAILKSKIEEIGVEIHLNKQTERVLGDKKIEGFAFKDGGTLDFDLLIVSAGIRPRDELAKEAGITVGERGGIIVDDGMGTNVYGIYAIGEVALHRNFIYGLVAPGYEMAETLAFNLCSPGNKPKVYSGSDLSTKLKLIGVEVASFGDALGQNEHLPIVFKNPRSGVYKKLVISPDGKYLLGGILVGDAKAYGNLLSFYLNKMELPEEPETLIVGSVSSENLFGADTLPDEAKICSCNNVSKGDILTAIREKECFDITSLKNCSKAGSGCGGCLPQVNSILKAELKTQGKVVTEHLCEHFKFSRKELYQVIKVKSLKSFPDAIKEIGKGNGCEICKPAVASIIASIWNEPILKHREIQDTNDKYLANIQRGGTYSVVPRIPGGEITPDKLIVIGDVAKKYNLYCKITGGQRIDLLGARIDQLPSIWKDLVEHGFESGHAYGKSMRTVKSCVGSTWCRFGVQDSTSFAIKLEERYKGIRAPHKLKCGVSGCIRECAEARGKDFGIIATERGWNLYIGGNGGVNPKHAILFAEDLDEDTCIKYIDRYMMFYIRTADKLMRTSTWLEQLEGGIEYLKDVVINDRLGTNSQLDEEMKHLVNTYHCEWKDVVEDPEKQKKFKHFVNSSETDPNIQFTEERGQIRPVDWIEKDLVKS, from the coding sequence ATGATCAAGCGGAAGTTAGTTGTTATTGGAAATGGAATGGTGGGTCACAGATTCTGTGAAAAACTCGTGGAATATGGTGGGACTGACAAATTTGAAATTACAGTGCTCGGTGAAGAACCAAGACGCGCTTATGATCGTGTACATCTTTCGGAATACTTTGCCAACCGTTCTGCCGATACATTGTATCTTTCTGCCCCTGATTGGTATAGAAGTAACGGAATCAAATTATTATTATCAGAACCTGCTGTATCATTGGATACCGTACGTAGAAAACTGGTCACAAGTTTAGGAACGGAATTAGAATTTGATGAATTGATTTTTGCTACTGGTTCGTCTCCATTTATTCCACCTCTCGAAGGTTTAGACAAAGAAGGAGTTTTTGTATACCGAACCATTGAAGACTTAGAAGAAACATTAGAATACAGTAAAAAAATAAAAAAGGCAGCAGTGCTTGGTGGAGGTTTGCTAGGTTTAGAAGCAGCGAAGGCACTTGTTGATTTAGGAAAAGAAACTCATGTCATCGAATTTGCACCAAGACTTATGCCACGCCAATTGGACGATGGTGGAGCTGCCATCTTAAAATCAAAAATTGAAGAAATTGGTGTTGAAATCCATTTAAACAAACAAACAGAAAGAGTTTTGGGAGACAAAAAAATTGAAGGTTTTGCTTTTAAAGATGGGGGAACTTTAGATTTCGATTTATTAATTGTGTCAGCGGGGATTCGTCCAAGAGATGAATTGGCAAAAGAAGCAGGTATCACAGTTGGTGAACGCGGTGGTATCATTGTTGATGATGGCATGGGAACCAATGTCTATGGAATTTATGCCATCGGTGAAGTTGCACTCCACAGAAACTTTATCTACGGTCTTGTGGCTCCTGGTTATGAGATGGCAGAAACATTGGCGTTTAATCTATGCAGTCCAGGGAATAAACCAAAGGTATATTCTGGATCCGATCTCTCCACTAAACTAAAGTTAATTGGTGTGGAAGTGGCTTCATTTGGAGATGCACTAGGACAAAATGAACATTTACCAATCGTGTTTAAAAATCCAAGGAGTGGAGTTTATAAAAAACTTGTTATATCTCCTGATGGAAAGTATTTACTCGGAGGAATCCTTGTTGGGGATGCAAAGGCGTACGGTAATTTATTATCTTTTTATCTCAACAAAATGGAATTACCGGAAGAACCAGAAACATTAATTGTTGGATCTGTCTCTTCTGAAAATCTTTTTGGAGCTGATACCCTTCCTGATGAAGCAAAAATTTGTTCCTGCAATAATGTATCCAAAGGAGATATCTTAACGGCAATCCGAGAGAAGGAATGTTTCGATATCACAAGTCTTAAAAATTGTTCCAAAGCAGGGAGTGGTTGTGGTGGCTGTTTGCCCCAAGTGAATTCTATACTCAAAGCAGAATTAAAAACACAAGGAAAAGTAGTAACAGAACACCTTTGCGAACACTTTAAATTTTCAAGAAAAGAACTTTACCAAGTCATCAAAGTAAAATCATTAAAATCGTTTCCAGATGCGATCAAAGAAATAGGGAAAGGGAATGGTTGTGAAATTTGTAAACCAGCAGTTGCTTCCATCATTGCTAGTATTTGGAATGAACCGATTTTAAAACACAGAGAAATCCAAGACACAAACGATAAGTATTTAGCCAACATCCAAAGAGGTGGTACATATTCAGTAGTACCAAGGATTCCAGGTGGAGAAATTACTCCGGATAAACTCATAGTCATTGGCGATGTTGCAAAAAAGTACAATTTGTACTGTAAAATCACTGGTGGGCAAAGAATTGATTTATTAGGTGCAAGGATTGACCAACTTCCTTCTATCTGGAAAGATTTGGTGGAACATGGATTCGAAAGTGGACATGCCTATGGAAAATCAATGCGGACAGTTAAAAGTTGCGTTGGTTCTACTTGGTGTCGATTCGGAGTTCAAGACAGTACATCGTTTGCCATAAAACTAGAGGAACGTTACAAAGGAATACGTGCACCACATAAATTAAAATGTGGGGTATCTGGTTGTATTCGTGAATGTGCAGAAGCTCGTGGAAAAGATTTTGGAATCATCGCAACCGAAAGAGGATGGAATTTATACATCGGTGGGAATGGTGGTGTCAATCCAAAACATGCAATTCTCTTTGCAGAAGATTTGGATGAAGATACATGCATCAAGTACATTGATCGTTATATGATGTTTTATATCAGAACAGCTGATAAATTAATGAGAACTTCAACATGGCTAGAACAATTAGAAGGTGGAATTGAGTATTTAAAAGACGTCGTGATCAACGATCGTCTTGGTACCAATTCACAGTTAGATGAAGAAATGAAACATCTAGTAAATACCTATCATTGCGAATGGAAAGATGTTGTTGAAGATCCTGAAAAACAAAAAAAATTCAAACACTTTGTCAATAGTAGCGAAACAGATCCAAACATACAATTCACAGAAGAACGTGGACAAATTAGACCAGTAGATTGGATTGAAAAAGACCTCGTAAAATCATAA
- the cobA gene encoding uroporphyrinogen-III C-methyltransferase yields the protein MKATFPNEKRGKVFLVGAGPGDPELLTIKALKILRKADIVFYDDLVSPRILGVCRKRIQMVYVGKRSGIHSCLQDEINQKLIQATHDHNTIVRLKGGDPLIFGRVGEEVASLLQEGIQCEIVAGITAASGVAASLGFPLTHRDYAREILFLSGHKKDGVNSDSFQNVNCIGKTIIIYMGLNSLGTIVSELINSGNPKDTKMAVIQNATLESERVFTGNLETMETIVEENNVKSPAIIVVGEIVRLYEELKTLKNGCASILSPI from the coding sequence ATGAAAGCCACTTTTCCAAATGAAAAACGTGGTAAGGTATTCCTTGTGGGAGCTGGACCTGGAGACCCAGAGTTACTCACCATCAAAGCATTAAAAATTCTTCGAAAAGCAGATATTGTTTTTTATGATGATTTGGTTTCACCTCGGATCTTAGGAGTGTGTAGGAAAAGGATTCAGATGGTTTATGTAGGAAAACGATCGGGAATTCATAGTTGTCTACAAGATGAAATCAATCAAAAACTCATCCAAGCAACTCATGATCATAATACTATTGTTAGATTAAAAGGAGGGGATCCTTTAATTTTTGGTAGAGTTGGAGAAGAAGTTGCATCCCTTCTCCAAGAAGGAATCCAATGTGAAATAGTTGCAGGTATCACAGCAGCTTCGGGTGTTGCAGCTTCACTTGGATTTCCTTTAACACATAGAGATTATGCAAGGGAAATTTTATTTTTATCAGGCCACAAAAAAGACGGAGTCAATTCTGATTCCTTTCAGAACGTAAACTGTATCGGGAAAACCATTATCATTTATATGGGTTTAAATTCGCTTGGAACGATTGTTTCCGAACTGATCAATTCAGGGAATCCAAAAGATACAAAAATGGCTGTGATTCAAAATGCCACCTTAGAATCAGAACGAGTTTTTACAGGGAATCTGGAAACAATGGAGACCATTGTAGAAGAAAACAATGTGAAGTCACCTGCGATCATCGTCGTTGGAGAGATTGTTCGATTATATGAAGAATTAAAAACATTAAAAAATGGCTGTGCTTCAATTCTATCTCCAATATAA